The DNA window TGCTTGTACCGGTACTTATCGCTGTTCATGGTGGGGTTTGGTCGTTGCTCTGGGGCAAGGGGAAATTCTGGACTTATCCCCAACAGAACTAAATTTTTTGGCGCGCGTGTTGCAAAAAGTAAAGCTCCCTCCACGAGATCGCGGCGTAGGGTCCAATGTACATGCGCTGTACATCGCTATCCTGGCCATTGGCAGCGACTGTGATTTTTCATTAGCGCCGCCGCGACTTGGACGTTGAGCGGCATCTGGACCCTAAATCCCGGCTTCacctccccctcctctcgTCCGGCTCCCTCTTTTCCTAATAGTGGCCGcactgctcttcttcccttcttcatTCAACTTCATCCTGCTTCGTTGGTGTGATTGTGCCTTGCTGCTCTCACGTCTCCAAGCTTGCCCGCCCTGTTCTTTTTGCCAACCATCTGTAAGACTTCGCTTCTTCAGGCAACCATTTTCTTCTATTGTTTGGGCTGGGCTTTGCGCGCCTttcaaagtcaaaaaaaGCTTCGATTTGGTCTCCAATTTGGCAAACCAGACAAAGACATACGAGTGACATCCTGTCTTTGGCTTAATAGTTCTTAATTGCATTAGGTATGCCATCCACTGAAACCGCCATCATgtgaaggagagagagaaaaagaatccCACTGACCAAAGTACCCCGCAGACTCAATCTTCCTTATACCCTCCTCACACCGCCACCATGTACGGGACTGCGACTGGCCCTCAGACGGGCATCTCTACTCCTCGATCTAGCGCTTCACTGCGACCTCTGACTCTGTCCCACGGCTCTCTCGAAACCTCCTTTCTCGTCCCGACCAACCTCCACTTCCACGCTTCTGAATTGAAAGATCGGTTTGTTGTCAACCTACCTCCAGCAACCGACGAGCTCGCTCAAGATGATGAGCCTTCATCCATACCCGAGCTGGTTGCCAGATATCTGGGCTTTATTGCCGCCGACGtagaggagggagaggatgaTTCGCAGGGCTCCTATGAGGAGGTCCTCAAGCTCATTCTTAACGAGTTCGAGCGGGCTTTCCTGCAAGGCAATGAGGTCCACGTTCTGGCAGCAACCCTGCCCGGCATTGAGTCGAAAAAGCTCGAGGTGATTCGATGCTACTATAATGCTCGGGCCGTCTCAAACCGGACCATCAAGCCTCACGAGTCTGCCCTTCTGAGAGCTGCTGACGACAACTCAGCCAAGATCTAcaccatctttggcggccaGGGTAACATTGAGGAGTACTTTGACGAGCTTCGCCAGATCTCCAAGACATACTCAAGCTTTGTTGGAGAGCTCATTGCGAATGCTGCCGAGCTTCTGCAGACTCTTTCCAGCCACCCTAGCGCGGAGAAGATGTTCCCCAAGGGCCTGGACATTTTGACGTGGCTTCACAGGCCAGAGGCCACTCCAGATGTCGACTATCTGATTACCGCACCCGTCAGTTTCCCTTTGATTGGACTGGTTCAGATGGCACACTACGAGGTTACTTGCAAGGTTTTGGGCATTCACCCTGGTCTCCTCAGAGAGCGAATCAGTGGAACCACTGGTCACTCCCAAGGTATTGTCATGGCAGCTGCCACGGCCGCGGCCGACTCTTGGGACTCGTGGCGCGAAATCACCACCTCTATTCTGACCGTCCTGTTCTGGATTGGTACACGAAGCCAGCAGGCCTTCCCTACTACATCCATGACTCCGACAATGCTTCGAGAGTCTCAGGAGCACGGTGAAGGTCTTCCTACACCAATGCTGAGCATCCGTGACCTGTCCCAGGAGGAAGTTCAAAGGCACATTGACGCCACAAATCAATACCTTCCTCCTCACCGTCACATTGGCGTTTctctcatcaacagcccTCGCAACCTCGTTGTCACTGGTCCTCCTACCTCGCTGTACGGTTTGAACTCTCAACTCCGCAAGGTGAAGGCCCCGACCGGTCTGGATCAGACCCGAGTCCCTCACACTGAGCGAAAGGTCCGATTCTCCAACAGATTCCTTCCCATTACCGCTCCTTTCCACAGCAAGTACCTGGAAGACGCCACTGTCCTCATTGATGAAGACCTCAAGGACATCAGCATTGACTCCAGCGCTCTGGGAATTCCTGTTTACGACACAAACACTGGCAAGGACCTTCGTGCTgaagccaatggcaacaTCGTGCCGGCTTTGGTCCGACTCATCACCCGGGATCCCGTTAACTGGGAGAAGGCGACGGTCTTCCCCCAGGCCAGCCACATCCTTGATTTTGGCCCAGGCGGAATCTCCGGCCTTGGAGCCCTGACGAGCCGAAACAAGGAGGGAACTGGTATCCGCGTCATCCTTGCTGGTACCATTGAGGGCACCATGGGCGAGCTCGGATACAAGCCTGAGATCTTTGATAGAGATGAGGAAAACGCCGTCAAGTTTGCCATTGATTGGGTCAAGGAGCATGGCCCACGCTTGATCAAGACAGCGAGCGGCAGAAAGTATGTGGACACCAAGATgagccgtcttcttggcatcCCTCCGATCATGGTCGCTGGTATGACCCCTGCAACTGTCCCGTGGGACTTTGTTGCGGCTACCATGAACGCTGGATACCACATTGAGcttgctggcggcggctacttcaacgccaagaaCATGACTGCGGCACTGGAGAAGATCGAAAAGGCCATTCCCGCTGGCCGCGGTATCACAGTCAACCTCATCTACGTCAACCCTCGCGCCATGGGCTGGCAAATCCCCCTGCTTGGCCGACTCCGTGCTGATGGTGTGCCGATCGAAGGTTTGACCATTGGTGCCGGTGTGCCCTCGATTGAGGTCGCCCAGGAGTACATTGAGACTTTGGGACTGAAGCACATTGCCTTCAAGCCTGGCTCAGTTGAAGCCATCCAAGCCGTCATCAACATTGCCAAGGCCAACCCCACCTTCCCTGTCATCATGCAGTGGACTGGTGGCCGTGGCGGTGGTCATCACTCTTTTGAAGATTTCCACCAGCCTATCCTTCAGATGTATGGCCGCATCCGCAGACAGGAGAACATCATCCTGGTTGCAGGCAGTGGCTTCGGTGGTGCTGATGATACTTACCCATACATCACCGGTGACTGGGCTAAGAAGTACGGATACCCCCCCCATGCCCTTTGACGGCTGCCTGTTTGGTAGCCGTATGATGGTAGCCAAGGAGGCGCACACCAGCAAGAACGCCAAGCAGGCCATTATCGACGCTCCTGGTCTCGATGATGGACAGTGGGAAATGACCTACAAGGGCCCTGCCGGTGGCGTCATCACTGTGCGCTCGGAAATGGGCGAGCCAATTCACAAGCTGGCCACTCGCGGTGTCAAGTTCTGGGCTGAGATGGACCAGAAGATTTTCAACATccccaaggagaagagagttgcCGAGCTCAAGAAGAACCGAGACCacatcatcaagaagctgaatgATGACTTCCAGAAGGTCTGGTTTGGTTGCAACAAGGATGGCAAGGCCGTGGACCTCGAGGACATGACCTACGCAGAGGTTGTCCGACGCCTGGTTGAGCTGCTCTACGTCAAGCACCAATCTCGATGGATTGACGCGTCCTATACTAGACTCACTGGTGATTTCATCCACCGAGTCGAGGAGCGATTCACCACAAAGGCCGGCCAGCCTTCTCTCCTCCAAAGCTACGCTGACCTTGAGGAGCCTTTCAGCACTGTGGACCGCATCCTCGCCAGCTATCCCGAAGCCGAGCACCAGATCATCAACGCACAGGATGTTCAGTACTTTTTGATTCTGTGCCTGCGCCCCGGCCAGAAGCCTGTCACTTTCATTCCTGCTCTTGACGAGAACTTTGAGTTTTACTTCAAGAAGGACTCTCTGTGGCAGTCGGAAGACCTTGACGCAGTCATTGGCCAGGACGTCGGCCGAACCTGTATTCTTCAGGGCCCTACCGCCGCCAAGTTCTCTACTGTCATTGATGAGCCAATCAAGGACATTCTGGACAACATCCACAATGCTCACATTGCGGCGTTGACCAAGGATCTgtacgacgacgacgaggcttTAATCCCCGCCACCGAATACTTTGGTGGCAAGCTTGTCGATGCAGAGATCCCTCTCGACGTCGAAGGCCTTACTGTCAGCTATGACACTCACAAGAACACCTAccgtctctcttcatctcccgcCAGCGCCATGCCTTCTCTCGACTCCTGGCTGTCACTGCTTGCGGGACCTAACCGCAACTGGAGACACGCTCTTCTCATGTCGGATGTTGTTGTTCAAGGCCAGAAGTTCCAAACCAACCCCATCCGCCGCATCTTTGCCCCTGTCCGAGGCCTTTACGTCGAGATTCAGTACCCTAACGACCCCTCCAAGACTACCATTGTCGTCAAGGAGCAGCCGAGACACAACCAGTATGTGGATGTGGTTGAGGTCAAGCTGAATGGCGAGAAGGAGATCCTCGTCAACATGATTAAGGAGACTACTGCTCTGGGAACTCCGGTTGCTATGCCTTTGAAATTCCTGTACCGCCCCGATGCTGGATATGCTCCCATCCATGAAGTCATGGAGGGCCGCAATGACCGCATCAAGGAGTTTTACTGGAAGGCATGGTTTGGCGAGGAGCCTCTGGATCTCGATGCCATGGTCACGAGCAAGTTTGACGGAGGCAGCACCACTATCACtgctgaagccatcaatgacTTTGTTCACGCCGTCGGCAACACTGGCGAAGCCTTCGTTGACCGACCTGGCAAGATCATGTATGCGCCCATGGACTTTGCGATTGTGCTGGGATGGAAGGCCATCACTAAACCCATCTTCCCCCGCACCATTGACGGTGACTTGCTGAAGCTGGTGCACCTTTCCAACGGCTTCCGCATGATTCCTGGCGCTGAGCCCCTCAAGAAGGGCGATGAGGTCTCGACTACTGCACAaatcaacgccgtcatcaaCCAGGACTCTGGCAAGATGGTTGAGGTTTGCGGTACCATCAGCCGAGATGGCAAGCCCGTGATGGAAGTCACCTCTCAGTTCCTGTACCGCGGTACCTACACGGACTTTGAGAACACCTTCCAGCGCAAGGACGAGACACCAGTTCAGGTGCACCTGGCCACCACCAAGGACGTGGCTGTGCTGCGATCCAAGCAGTGGTTCACTCTCGACGAGATGCCCAACGAGATTGACCTGCTTGGCCAGACGCTGACATTCCGCCTGCAAAGCCTTGTGCGATTCAAGAACAACAGCGTCTTCAGCAGTGTGGAGACCCGTGGTCAGGtcctgctggagctgcctaCCAAGGAGGTCATCCAGGTCGCCAGTGTCGATTACGAGGCTGGCGAGTCTCACGGCAACCCCGTCATTGACTACCTTGAGCGTAACGGTACCCCTCTGGACCAGCCGGTCAACTTTGAGAATGCCATTCCCCTGAGCGGCAGGACTCCTCTGCAGCTCCGCGCCCCTGCCTCCAACGAGACGTATGCCCGCGTGTCTGGCGATTATAACCCCATCCACGTGTCGCGCGTCTTCTCGGAGTATGCCAACCTTCCCGGCACCATCACCCACGGCATGTACAGCAGCGCTGCGGTCCGAAGCCTGGTCGAAACATGGGCTGCTGAGAACAACGTTGGCCGAGTCCGTAGCTTCCACGCTTCGCTGGTTGGCATGGTTCTTCCCAACGACTCCATCCAAGTCAAGCTGCAGCACGTGGGCATGGTGACTGGACGCAAGATTATCAAGCTCGAGGCCAGCAATGCCGAGACGGAGGAGAAGGTTCTTCTGGGCGAGGCCGAA is part of the Trichoderma atroviride chromosome 1, complete sequence genome and encodes:
- a CDS encoding uncharacterized protein (SECRETED:SignalP(1-32)), with product MAASADRRTSSWLQAVASVVLMILTHTSPVTGLRSTDTPPMPFDGCLFGSRMMVAKEAHTSKNAKQAIIDAPGLDDGQWEMTYKGPAGGVITVRSEMGEPIHKLATRGVKFWAEMDQKIFNIPKEKRVAELKKNRDHIIKKLNDDFQKVWFGCNKDGKAVDLEDMTYAEVVRRLVELLYVKHQSRWIDASYTRLTGDFIHRVEERFTTKAGQPSLLQSYADLEEPFSTVDRILASYPEAEHQIINAQDVQYFLILCLRPGQKPVTFIPALDENFEFYFKKDSLWQSEDLDAVIGQDVGRTCILQGPTAAKFSTVIDEPIKDILDNIHNAHIAALTKDLYDDDEALIPATEYFGGKLVDAEIPLDVEGLTVSYDTHKNTYRLSSSPASAMPSLDSWLSLLAGPNRNWRHALLMSDVVVQGQKFQTNPIRRIFAPVRGLYVEIQYPNDPSKTTIVVKEQPRHNQYVDVVEVKLNGEKEILVNMIKETTALGTPVAMPLKFLYRPDAGYAPIHEVMEGRNDRIKEFYWKAWFGEEPLDLDAMVTSKFDGGSTTITAEAINDFVHAVGNTGEAFVDRPGKIMYAPMDFAIVLGWKAITKPIFPRTIDGDLLKLVHLSNGFRMIPGAEPLKKGDEVSTTAQINAVINQDSGKMVEVCGTISRDGKPVMEVTSQFLYRGTYTDFENTFQRKDETPVQVHLATTKDVAVLRSKQWFTLDEMPNEIDLLGQTLTFRLQSLVRFKNNSVFSSVETRGQVLLELPTKEVIQVASVDYEAGESHGNPVIDYLERNGTPLDQPVNFENAIPLSGRTPLQLRAPASNETYARVSGDYNPIHVSRVFSEYANLPGTITHGMYSSAAVRSLVETWAAENNVGRVRSFHASLVGMVLPNDSIQVKLQHVGMVTGRKIIKLEASNAETEEKVLLGEAEVEQPVTAYVFTGQGSQEQGMGMDLYGSSPVAKDVWDRADKYLLDNYGFSITNIVKNNPKELTVHFGGPRGKAIRQNYMAMTFETVAADGTVKSERIFKDIDEKTTSYTYRSPTGLLSATQFTQPALTLMEKASFEDMKSKGLVPRDSTFAGHSLGEYSALAALAEVMPIESLVSVVFYRGLTMQVAVERDASGRSNYSMCAVNPSRISKTFNEEALQFVVDKIAEETGWLLEIVNYNIANMQYVCAGDLRALDTLGGVTNFLKMQKIDIEEMRNNIEEAKGALQKIIRGCAEATLKKPLPLELERGFATIPLRGIDVPFHSTFLRSGVKPFRSFLLKKIHKTTIDPSKLVGKYIPNVTAKPFALTKEYFEDVYKLTNSPKIGAILANWEKYVQDEETTSSESGASADHEGAGLAA